One region of Hydrogenobaculum sp. Y04AAS1 genomic DNA includes:
- a CDS encoding MBL fold metallo-hydrolase, which produces MSERRFFIEIYFVGTAGGRVSTFKYIRKSGGFIIKARNTTAHIDPGPGAFLNILSLGFKPWDMDIFILSHIHLDHSADINTMVESAKVGTKESNKQLAIGAPEDAFYGNTKVILDFILKKIDKHFIFKEKASYMWKDLKVDILKKHTHHGAITYGIVFNDIIAYHPCAKFEPHIVEYYPKNVEVLILNTTFYRQKQNIDHLCKDDVIEIINIVKPKMAIITHFASDMIEAGPENVAKEIEDKTNVKTIAAFDGAKIIL; this is translated from the coding sequence ATCTCAGAAAGGAGATTTTTTATAGAAATATATTTTGTAGGCACGGCCGGGGGCCGTGTTTCTACTTTTAAATATATAAGAAAATCAGGTGGTTTTATCATAAAAGCCAGAAACACAACAGCTCACATAGACCCTGGTCCTGGAGCCTTCTTAAATATTTTATCTCTTGGTTTTAAACCTTGGGATATGGATATATTTATCCTTTCTCATATTCACTTAGACCATTCGGCGGATATAAATACGATGGTTGAGTCTGCTAAAGTAGGTACAAAAGAATCCAATAAACAATTAGCAATAGGTGCACCAGAAGATGCTTTTTATGGAAACACAAAAGTTATATTAGATTTTATACTCAAAAAAATTGATAAACATTTTATTTTCAAAGAGAAGGCTAGCTATATGTGGAAAGACTTAAAAGTGGATATATTGAAAAAGCATACTCACCATGGTGCCATAACGTATGGTATCGTTTTTAACGATATAATAGCATATCATCCATGTGCAAAGTTTGAACCGCATATAGTAGAGTATTATCCAAAAAATGTAGAAGTGCTTATTTTAAATACGACTTTTTATAGACAAAAGCAAAATATAGACCATCTTTGTAAAGATGATGTCATTGAGATAATAAATATAGTAAAACCAAAAATGGCTATTATCACTCATTTTGCTTCAGACATGATTGAGGCTGGTCCAGAGAATGTGGCAAAAGAAATAGAAGATAAAACAAATGTAAAAACTATAGCTGCCTTTGACGGTGCTAAAATAATATTATGA
- a CDS encoding ferredoxin: MEKIVKTIVDPDLCTACEVCYDRVPEIYKNRGDGIAEVVKSDVPPELQDAVLEVTDECPSGAISTEVIEE; this comes from the coding sequence ATGGAAAAAATTGTCAAAACCATAGTTGACCCTGATCTATGCACAGCCTGTGAGGTGTGCTATGATAGGGTTCCAGAGATATATAAAAACCGCGGAGACGGTATAGCTGAAGTTGTTAAATCAGATGTACCGCCAGAGCTTCAAGATGCGGTTTTAGAAGTAACGGATGAGTGCCCAAGCGGTGCTATATCTACAGAAGTAATAGAAGAATGA